The Cellulomonas fulva genome includes a window with the following:
- the msrB gene encoding peptide-methionine (R)-S-oxide reductase MsrB produces MAYDVTRSDEEWALELNPQEFQVLRRAGTERAWTGALLDEKRTGVYRCRACRAELFSSDAKFDSHCGWPSFFTPLAGGSVELLEDRSLGMVRTEVRCARCGSHLGHVFDDAPQTPTGDRFCMNSVSLTFEPGEG; encoded by the coding sequence ATGGCGTACGACGTCACGAGGTCCGACGAGGAGTGGGCCCTCGAGCTGAACCCGCAGGAGTTCCAGGTGCTGCGCCGTGCGGGCACCGAGCGTGCCTGGACGGGCGCGCTGCTGGACGAGAAGCGCACGGGCGTCTACCGCTGCCGGGCGTGCCGCGCCGAGCTGTTCTCGTCGGACGCGAAGTTCGACTCGCACTGCGGCTGGCCGAGCTTCTTCACGCCGCTGGCCGGCGGGAGCGTCGAGCTCCTCGAGGACCGCTCGCTCGGGATGGTGCGGACCGAGGTGCGCTGCGCGCGGTGCGGGTCGCACCTGGGGCACGTGTTCGACGACGCCCCCCAGACCCCCACGGGTGACCGCTTCTGCATGAACTCGGTCAGCCTG